From one Macrobrachium nipponense isolate FS-2020 chromosome 37, ASM1510439v2, whole genome shotgun sequence genomic stretch:
- the LOC135209353 gene encoding uncharacterized protein LOC135209353: protein MEKLKKTRMTCRGWVTRASKGLSDLLESSDTTISQFEYAIKEYGQRLAKLDEVQEAIEIDVAEEELEQLLDEAHEFRTKSVQPRIQAEDQIRKLAAAAGPGSKAGSISGQSSSQESDVTNVKLPKLELPKFSGEVTQWHSFWNQYTSHIDATDLPVISKFTYLLSLLEGGAKNVVKGLAHSSANYLVACKLLKERYYKPEKIIFAHVQALLNDQVNINVSGPKGVAQLWKLQDDILIHIRSLEALGVTRKQCEMFLTPTFLSCLPSELQLEWAKDGDGHESDLDWSLTFLDKEISRLERSEAFKGKSSSEEKKIESKSSKDKV, encoded by the coding sequence ATGGAGAAGTTAAAGAAAACAAGGATGACATGTCGAGGGTGGGTGACGAGAGCTTCCAAGGGTCTGAGTGACCTTCTGGAGTCTTCCGACACAACCATTAGTCAATTTGAGTATGCCatcaaggaatacggccaaagaCTAGCTAAGTTGGATGAAGTCCAAGAAGCAATAGAAATTGATGTAGCTGAAGAAGAACTAGAACAACTTTTGGACGAAGCCCATGAGTTTAGAACAAAAAGTGTGCAGCCTAGGATACAAGCTGAAGACCAGATAAGGAAGTTAGCAGCAGCAGCGGGTCCTGGTTCTAAAGCTGGCAGTATAAGTGGACAGTCTTCATCTCAAGAATCAGATGTCACCAATGTCAAGTTACCCAAGCTGGAACTGCCAAAGTTTAGTGGTGAAGTGACCCAATGGCATTCCTTCTGGAATCAATATACTTCCCACATCGATGCAACAGACCTTCCAGTGATCAGTAAGTTCACCTATTTGCTGTCTTTGCTGGAGGGAGGTGCCAAGAATGTAGTGAAGGGACTAGCCCATTCCAGTGCTAATTACCTGGTTGCCTGCAAACTACTGAAGGAACGCTACTACAAGCCAGAAAAGATTATTTTTGCTCATGTCCAGGCATTGTTAAATGATCAGGTCAACATTAATGTCAGCGGACCAAAGGGTGTAGCACAGCTGTGGAAATTACAAGATGACATTCTAATACACATCCGCAGTTTGGAGGCGCTAGGCGTCACAAGAAAACAGTGTGAAATGTTTCTTACACCTACCTTCCTCTCTTGTTTGCCCAGTGAACTGCAGCTAGAGTGGGCCAAGGATGGTGATGGacatgagagtgatttagattgGTCATTGACATTCTTAGACAAGGAAATTTCAAGATTAGAAAGGTCTGAAGCCTTTAAGGGAAAGAGTAGtagtgaagaaaagaaaattgaaagtaagaGTTCTAAAGACAAGGTGTAG